Proteins co-encoded in one Heteronotia binoei isolate CCM8104 ecotype False Entrance Well unplaced genomic scaffold, APGP_CSIRO_Hbin_v1 ptg000951l, whole genome shotgun sequence genomic window:
- the LOC132590880 gene encoding focal adhesion kinase 1-like, with product MAAAYLDPNLNHTPSSSTKTHLSTGMERSPGAMERVLKVFHYFENNSEPATWASIIRHGDATDVWGIIQKIVDSHKVKNVACYGLRLSHLQSEEVHWLHPDMGVSNVREKFELSHAPEEWK from the exons ATGGCAGCAGCTTACCTAGATCCAAACTTGAATCACACTCCAAGTTCAAGCACAAAGACGCATCTCAGTACTGGGATGGAGCGTTCCCCAGGGGCCATGGAACGAGTCCTAAAGGTTTTCCATTACTTTGAAAACAACAGCGAGCCAGCAACATGGGCGAGCATTATACGTCACGGGGACGCCACAGATGTTTGG GGCATAATCCAGAAAATAGTGGATAGTCACAAAGTTAAGAATGTAGCCTGTTATGGTTTGCGTCTCAGTCACCTGCAGTCAGAAGAAGTTCATTGGCTGCATCCAGACATGGGAGTGTCCAATGTGAGAGAGAAATTTGAACTAAGTCATGCTCCAGAGGAATGGAAGTAA